GCGGCTGGCCGAGCTTCTACGCGCCGATTGCCGACAGCGCGATGATCGAGATCCGCGACGTCAGCCACGGCATGATCCGTACCGAAGTCACCTGCGCCAAATGCGATGCGCACCTGGGCCACGTGTTCCCGGACGGCCCGCCGCCGACCGGCCTGCGTTACTGCATCAACTCGGTATGCCTGGACCTCGTCCCCCGCTAAAACCTCTGATCGCTGATCGTTCCCACGCTCTGCGTGGGAATGCAGCCCTTGACGCTCCGCGTCAGCTTCAAAGCAGCCCCACAGTTAAATCGAGTACGCATCATCAATGCGGTCAATTAAATTGCACACAATTGAATCGTCTACTATCTTTCAGCGTCTTTCATCTTAATCGAGGCACTGCCATGAGCAATAACCTGCTGAGCATCCCGTGCACCACCATCAAAGGTGAGCAAAAGACCTTGGCCGATTTTGCCGGCAAGGCCATTTTGGTGGTCAACACCGCCAGCAAATGCGGCTTCACCCCGCAGTACAAAGGCCTCGAACAGCTCTGGCAGCAGTACAAAGACCAAGGATTGGTGGTGCTGGGGTTCCCCTGCAACCAATTCGGTAAACAGGAGCCGGGCAACGAAACGGCGATTTCCGAATTCTGCGAATTGAATTTCGGCGTCAGCTTCCCGCTGTTCAAGAAGATCGACGTCAACGGCAGCGAGGCTCACCCGCTGTTCGTGCAGCTTAAAAAGCAAGCGCCTGGGTTGCTGGGTTCCAAGGGCATCAAGTGGAATTTCACCAAGTTCCTGATTGGTCGTGACGGTAAGGTGGTCAAGCGTTTTGGCCCAACCACCAAGCCCCAGAACTTGACCCAAGAGATCGAAGCCCTGCTCAAATGATCGACGCAACCACCGTGTCCCTGGCCCTGGACGACCAGCTGTGTTTCAAGCTCTACGCCGCCTCCCGCGCGGTGACGCGTGCCTACAAGCCAATGCTCGACCAGTTGGGCCTGACCTACCCGCAATACGTGGTCATGCTGGTGCTGTGGGAGTGGCACGCGGCAGCTGCGCCGCAGCCCACGGTCAAGGCATTGGGGCAGCGGTTGATGCTCGATTCCGGCACGTTGACGCCGCTGCTCAAGCGTCTTGAGCAGCTCGCCCTGGTTCGGCGCCAGCGCAGTGCGCGGGATGAGCGGGAGGTGCACTTGAGCCTGACCCCGGCCGGTGTGCATTTACGCGACCAGACCCACGGCCTGAAAACCCGGCTGTTGTGTGACAGCGGCATCGACCTGAATCAGGCCGACGCCTTGCGCCACGGCCTGGACCAGTTGCTGGCGCAGATCAAAGACTTGTCGTCTGTGGCACCCACAGGTCCAGCAGCGCCTTGAGTTCTTCACGGCGAAACGGCTTGGCCAGGTAGTCATCCATGCCGGCGGCCCGGCAACGTTCGCGTTCCTCGGCCAGGGCGTTGGCGGTCAAGGCGACGATGGGCAAGTCCGGCCAGCGCCCGCTGCGACGAATCTGCCGGCTGGCTTCGTAGCCGTTCATCACCGGCATGTTGCAGTCCATCAACACCATGTCAAAGCGCTGTTCCTCAAGGAACTTGAGCGCTTCGCCACCGTGGGCGGCCACGATCACTTCGCAGCCGAGCTTGCTGAGCATGCCCTTGGCCACCAGTTGATTGACCGGGTTGTCCTCCACCAACAGGATGCGCGCCCGGTGCGTGAAGGGCGCGGCGTCCATCTGGATCGGGTCAAGAATCAGTTGTGCGTCACTGTGCAAGTTGCGCTGCAGAATCTGGTACAGCGCGTTGCGGCTCAATGGGCGTGCCTGTTGCTGCAGCGGTGCCAGGCCTGCGACTTCCTCGCTGGGCATGAAGTTGCCATAGGCGGTCACCAGCAGGATTGGCGCGGTAATCGCCGGGCGTAAGCGGAACAGGCACTCCGGGCAGTCGGTGATCAGTAAGTCGGGAGTTTGCCCGCTCAGGTCATCGTCCTGGGAGTAAAGGCGCGGCGTCAGGCCCCAGTGCGGCAGCAAGTTGGTCAGCAACTCCGTCAGGCCATTACTGCTGCTGGTGATAACCATCACGTCGCCTGCCAGGGGCGCCTGACGGGCGGCGGGTAAATGCGTGGGCAGCGGCAGCTCGGCACAGAACTGGCTGCCAAACCCGACTTCAGAGCTGATACTCAATCGGCCGCTCATTGCTTCACACAGGTTATGCGTCAATGCCAGCCCCAGTCCCGTGCCGCCAAACTGGCGAGTGATACCCGCGCCCGCCTGGGTGAACGGCTGGAATATCTTCACCTGCGCTTCCTGGGCAATGCCGATACCGGTGTCACAGACTTCGATTTTTACCCGGCCATCAAGGGCGCTCAGGTATACGTCCACGCGCCCGAAGCGGGTGAACTTCAAGGCATTGGAGAGCAAGTTGCTGACGATCTGCCGTACCCGCGTCGGGTCACCCATCACCTGGGCAGGAAACAGCGGGTCGATCAAGCAGGTCAACTCGACACTCGGCGCGGCGTTCTGCGACAGCAAGTTGGCGGTGTCTTCCACCAGCGAGCCCAGGTCGAACGGGATGCGCTCCAGCTCGAGCTGGCCGGCGTCGAACTTCGACAGGTCGAGGATATCGTTGAGCAACTCCACCAGCACCTTGCCCGAATCGTGGGCGATGGACAGCTGTTGGCGCTGTTCGGCGTTCAGCGGGCTGTCCAGCGACAGCGCGATCATCCCCAGCAGCCCATTGAGCGGTGTGCGGATCTCGTGGCTCATATTGGCCAGGAACGCAGCGCGGGCCTGGGCCATGGCCAGCGCGGTCAACTTTGCCGCTTCCAGTTCATCGTTGGATTGGCTCAAGCGCTGGTTGCTGGCCTTGAGTTCAAGGGTGCGCGCAGAGACGATTGTTTCCAGTTGGCTCAGGTATTCGGTGAGGCGGTCCTCGGCGTGGCGCCGTTGCTGGATTTCGGTCTCCATGTTTTCAAATTGCTGGTTGGCAACGCTGACCAGCACGCCGATTTCGTCGTTTTCGTGCCCCGGTGGGCAGTCCAGGTGGGCCTGCTTGCTGGTGCTCAGCGCGCGAATAATGCGCACCAGTGGCTGAGTCAGCATCACGTAGAACAGGCCGAGCAGAATGCCCGTCAGCAGCAGGCTGCGGGCAAAGCCGTTGAGCAGGGTAATCTCGGCGCGGTGCAGGAAACGGCTGCCAAAGGCGTAAGTGTCCACGTCCAGGCGCAAGACGCCGAGGGAATCGTTGGGCATGTGGCTCAAGAACAGCCGGTCTTCAAACTGGCGGTTGGCGCCGAACAGAAAATCGCTGAGAGGCCGGTAGGTACTTTCCTTGCGCGGGCGATCGACGTCGGCCAGGACCACGCCATTGTTATCGACCAATTGCGCATGAATGATTGCCGGGGAATGCAGCAGGCCCAGGGTCAGTTCCTGGGCGAGTTCGGCGTCGATGTTGTAGGCAATACGTGAAGCGGGGTTATGGCTGATTTCGATCAGCGAGCGTATTTCACGGTTGATGGATGCGTCTTCGCTGGCATAATCAATGCCGATTTGGATCAGACTGAGCAAGGTTCCCAAGACGAAACCGACCAGCACAGTCAATCGAGCTTGTTTATAAGACAAGCGGTGGGCGAACTTGATATCCATCGGGTGTTGAACCACTTCACGTTTCCCTTCGCCCGGCAAGCATAGCTGAACATCCACAGGCTCTGGCTTGGCCGGCATGAATCATTTTTTTACGCAGCCGCGTGCGGTCTGCCGCAGGGTTGCCAATACGCCATCTTTTGCAAGAACTTGCCAGAGGAATAATCGTGGATTCTCGATTGAATGCCTTTCTTGAGCGGGCCGATGCGGTACTGGCTCGCCTGGAACCCTTGTTACCTGCACCGCGCCAAGCCATCGACTGGAACCAATGCCTCGCCGCCCGTTGGCAGCGTGAAGGCCGCTCAGGCTTTTTGCTGCCGCTGGACGTCAGCCTGGACATGCGCCTGTCCGACCTCATTGGCGTAGACAAGCAACGTGAGCAGTTGGCGCGCAACACTCAACAATTTCTTGATGGCCTGCCCGCCAACCATGCGCTGCTGTGGGGCTCGCGTGGCACGGGTAAATCGTCGATGGTGCGCGCCTTGCTGGCGCAGCACGCCAAGTCCGGTTTGCGCCTGATTGAAATCGAGCGCGATCACTTGGCCGACCTGCCGCGCGTGGTCGAGCAACTGCTCAAGCTGCCGCAGCGTTTTATCCTGTTTTGCGATGACCTGTCCTTCGAGGCCGGCGAGGGCGACTACCGCGTGCTCAAAAGTGTGCTGGACGGCTCGCTGGAACAGGCGCCGGAAAACGTGCTGCTGTACGCCACCTCGAACCGCCGTCACCTGGTGCCGGAAAACCAGAGCGACAACGACAATTGGAAGCGGGTGGATGGCGAGTTGCACCCCAGTGAGGCGGTGGAGGACAAGATTGCCTTGTCCGACCGTTTTGGCCTGTGGTTGTCGTTCTACCCGTTCAGCCAGGAACACTTCCTGGATGTGGTCGAGCATTGGATCGGCGAGCTGGCCAGCAAGGCTGGTTTGCAGTGGCAGCGTGATGAAGCCCTCGACATTCTCGCCGTGCGCTGGGCCACCGGGCGCGGCAACCGCAACGGCCGTTGCGCGTATCAATTCGCCCGTTACTGGGTAGGACTCAAGTTGTTGGAGCGTCAACCATGATCGATTTACAACAGGCCGGCACCGGCCTGGACGGCTATGCCATGCTGTGCGCGCAGTTGGAGTCGCTGCTGGCCGATGAGCGCGACTTCATTGCCAACAGCGCGCAGTTTTCGGCGTTTCTGTTCAACCAGCTGGATGACTTGAACTGGGCGGGCTTCTACCTCAATCGCAATGAAGAATTGGTGCTTGGCCCGTTCCAGGGCCAGATCGCCTGTGTGCGTATTCCGTTCGGTCGTGGCGTCTGCGGCGCCGCGGCGGCGTCGCGGCAAACCCAGCGGGTGGAAGATGTTCACGCGTTCCCCGGGCATATCGCCTGTGACAGCGCGTCTAACAGCGAGCTGGTGGTGCCGTTGGTCAAGGACGGCGTGTTGATCGGCGTGCTTGATCTGGACAGCCCGTCGCTGGCCCGTTTCAGCCTTGAGGACCAGGCGGGTATCGAGCGGTTGGCGGCGATTTTCCTGCGCTTGACCGACTGCTGATCTGTCAGGGAGGGGGCTAGCCAAGGTTCTGGCTAGCCAGCTTATGGAGCTGCACGTGCAGCGTCCTCTCCAGTTCAAGCATGAGCTTTTCCAGGGACTTCACGTAGGTTTCGATCAGGGTACGATCATCGCTGCGGGCGCAGGCCTGCTCGAGCGCTTCGCATTGCGTCGCCAGGGCGCTTGCCTGCACGATGCGCGCCGCGCCCTTGATTTTGTGGGCCTGCTCGATAATGGCTTGGGGCGGCGCCTGCCGAGCCAGCAGGGCCAGTAGTTCCTGGCGGTCCTGACGGCTGCTGCTCAACAGTTCCTCCAGTAAACGCCGGCTCAGGTGCGGGTCGCCACCGGTCAACGCATCCAGGCAGTCCAGGTCCAACTGCTGGCCCGCAGGTTGTGGCCGGATTTGCCCCAGTTGCTGCTCCAGTGCCGTGAGGCTGATGGGTTTGAACAGGCAATCGTTCATGCCCGCTTGCGCGCAGCGTAGTTTCTCCTCGGGTTGGGCGTTGGCGGTAAAGCCGAGTATCACGCAAGGCGCCAGTTGCTCACGTTGCTCATATTCACGGATCGAGCGGCTCAACTCGTAGCCATTCATGACGGGCATATTGCAGTCGGCGATCACCAGGTCGAAGCGCTCCTGACGCCAGGCTTGAAACCCGGCGGCACCGTGCTGGGCGGCAGTGAACTGGTGCCCCAGGTAACCCAGTTGCTGACACATCAACAAGCGGTTCGCCGGGTGGTCGTCCACCACCAGTACGTTGAGTACAGGGGCGGCAGCGGGGGCCTGCGACTTGAGTTCGTCCAGCACTTCGATCGGCTGCAGGAGCGTCATGTTCAGGGTGACATGGACCTGGGTACCCACCATCGGCACGCTGCTCAGGCTCAGTTGCCCGCCCATCATCGCGCACAGGCTGCGACAGATCACCAGGCCAAGGCCTGCTCCGCTCCTGGCCAGGTGCCCGGAGTTGTCAGCCTGGGCAAAGGGCTCGAACAGCCGTAATTGGTCGTCTCGGCTGATGCCGATGCCGGTGTCCTCGACCACCAGTTTCATCTGGATCTCCTGCGGCCGTTCGGTGGCGTGCACGTTTACCTTGATCTTCACCTGCCCGCGCTCGGTGAACTTGATGGCATTGCTGACCAGGTTGGACAGCACCTGTTTGAAGCGCAAGGGGTCGATCAGCACGGCGGTATCGTCGATAACGGGATCGGACTCCAGCAGCAGGCTGAGGGTCTTTTGCCGGGCCAGGCCGTCGAAGACGCGCACCACCGACTCGATCACCTCGCCCAGGTTCACGCGCTCCGGGGCCAGGCTCAGACGGCCGGACTCGATGCGCGCAATGTCGAGGATGTCGCCGATCAGCTCCAGCAGGTCCTTGGCCGAGTTGTAGGCCACTTCGATAGCCGGGCGATCGAGATGGCCCTGGTCGGCGCGTTTGAGTGTCAGCTCGAGCATGCCGATCACCGCATTCATCGGCGTACGGATCTCATGGCTCATGGTGGCGAGAAAGGTGCTTTTGGCACGGTTGGCTTCATCGGCGCGTTCCTTGGCGGTGCGCAACTCGTCGAACAGTTGGCGCCGCTCACTGATATCGATCCAGCCGCCGATGATGCCTTGCACTTCGCCGACCGAATCGCGATAGGGCAGGATCCAATGGTAGATCGTCAGTTTTTTTCCTTGAATATGCAGCGTGCGATCAAGGATCAACGGGTTACCTTCGACCACCACCCGCTGGTAGTCGGCGTGGTACTGCGCAGCTTCCGACTCCAGCGCCATGTCCATCTGGATCACACTTTTGCCAATCACTTCTTCGCGCTTGACGTCGAACACCTGCAGGTAACTGTCATTGCAGGTTTGCAGCAGCCCCTTGCGATCACGCACATAAATGGGGTGCGGCGTTTCATTCACCAGTGCCCGCATGAATTCGAACTGATCGTTGAGGGCGCGCTCGGCCATCTTGCGGTGTTTGATCTGGCGGCGCATGTAGGCGTTCCAGGTCAGCGAGATCAACAGCAACAGCCCGGTGCCGATGATGATTTGCGCGATCAGTTGGTGGTAATTGCGCCAATAGCTGTCGGAGGCGGCGCTGTAGCCTCGCCAGCGACTGTTGATCACGCCCATTTCGTCCGGAGCAATGCTCAGCAGCGCCTTGTCCAGGATTGAACTGAGTTCGACCGCGCGGCGCGGCGTCGCCAGGGCGAACGTGGCGGGCAGGGTGCCGATACTGGTGCTGATCTGCAGCTTGTCCTGGAACATCAGCGAGGAGAGCAAATAGTTGGCGATCACCAGCGAATTCATCGCGCCTTCCACATTTCCCTGGGCGAGCAATTCCGAGGCCTTGAAGGTATTGCTGACTTCCACCAGATGGACCAGCGGGAAATCCTGGCGCAGGATTTTTTCCATTGGGTTGCCCTCGGTGATTGCCAGGCGCAGGCCTGCCATCTGTTCCAGGTTCGAGGGCGCGTTGGGCTCCTTGCGGGTCAGCAGGACATAGGAGTTTTCCAGGTAGGGGCGACTGAAACTCAGCTGGGCTTCCCGTTCGGCGCTGGGGACGATAGCGCCGATGATATCGGCCTTGCCGGTGACGAGCTGGTCGATCATCGCGTTGACTTCGCGAGTGCGCTGGATCTCGAAGCGCAACCCGGTACGCAGGCGAATCAGCTCCAGCAAATCTGCGGTGATGCCACGAAAGTTGCCGTCGGCATCAAAGAACGTCAGGGGCGCGAGGGTCTCGTTGACCACGACCTTCACCACCGGGTTGTCTTTGAGCCAGCGCTCTTCGCGTTGGGTCAGCTGCAGTTTTTTATCAGTCAGCAAAATATCGCTGCCGGCGCTCCAGCGCTTGGCAATGCTGTCCCGCTCATTGATGGGCACGGCGGCCAGCACCGTGTCGACGATACTCAAGAGCGTGTATTGGTCGTGGCGCATGGCAAAGCTGAAACCGTAGGCTTCATGCTTGCCGAAGTTGGCCATGCGGATATTCTTCAGGTAGCCCTTGTTGATCATGTAATGGGTGGAAATGGTATCGCCGAGAAACACATCCGCCTGTTCGAAAGCCACCGCATTCAAGGCGTTTTGAAACGAGGGGTAAGCGCGAATCTGCGCTTGCGGGTATAACTTTTCCACTTCATCGAGCGGCAGGTAATGGTAGACCAGGCTCATGCGAAGCCCGGCCAGGCCGTCGCTCAGGCTGCGCGTTTCTCCCTCCCGGGTCACCAGCACGGGTTGATCCACGGCGTAGGGTTGCGACAGCGCGAGGTTCGGGTTGGCGGCCTCGAAACCGTTGGCGGAGCCCAGCAGGTCAATTTCGCCGGTTTCGAGGGCATGTATGGATGCCTCCCGCGATGGGTAGCGAAGTACCTTGATCGGCAAGGCCAGGGCTTTGCTCAACAACCCTGCATAATCGGCGGTCAGACCCTCATAATCGCGGCCGCTGGAGGTAAGATCGAAGGGCGGGTAGTCAGGTGCGGCAGTGCCTAATACCAACTCGCGTTTGTTCTGCAGCCACTGGCGCTGAGCCTTGTCCAGTTGAACATCCAGTTGAACGGCAGCCGCGCGGCTCAATAAGGTGAAGTGTTCCGGACCGGGTTGAGAGGTCGCGGAGGCGGTCGTGCTGAAGCACACGCCGGCGATTAATATAATCAAATAGTCCTTTATACACCTGGGCATCCGCTTTCTCACACTAGCGCGTTTCGTTTTGCCATCTCGATAAGTTCTACCAAGGATTTGGCTTTAAGTTTTTGCATCAGCCTTTTTTTGTAAGTACTTACTGTCTTGTTGCTGAGAAACATGCCTTTGGCTATTTCCTTGTTGGTGCGGCCTTGTGCAAAAAGTTGTAACACCATTAGT
The sequence above is a segment of the Pseudomonas sp. R76 genome. Coding sequences within it:
- the msrB gene encoding peptide-methionine (R)-S-oxide reductase MsrB, coding for MEKLQKTVDEWKAMLDPEQYQVCRLKGTERPFSGKYNETKTDGVYHCICCNEPLFDSTTKFDSGCGWPSFYAPIADSAMIEIRDVSHGMIRTEVTCAKCDAHLGHVFPDGPPPTGLRYCINSVCLDLVPR
- a CDS encoding glutathione peroxidase, which gives rise to MSNNLLSIPCTTIKGEQKTLADFAGKAILVVNTASKCGFTPQYKGLEQLWQQYKDQGLVVLGFPCNQFGKQEPGNETAISEFCELNFGVSFPLFKKIDVNGSEAHPLFVQLKKQAPGLLGSKGIKWNFTKFLIGRDGKVVKRFGPTTKPQNLTQEIEALLK
- a CDS encoding MarR family winged helix-turn-helix transcriptional regulator; amino-acid sequence: MIDATTVSLALDDQLCFKLYAASRAVTRAYKPMLDQLGLTYPQYVVMLVLWEWHAAAAPQPTVKALGQRLMLDSGTLTPLLKRLEQLALVRRQRSARDEREVHLSLTPAGVHLRDQTHGLKTRLLCDSGIDLNQADALRHGLDQLLAQIKDLSSVAPTGPAAP
- a CDS encoding hybrid sensor histidine kinase/response regulator produces the protein MDIKFAHRLSYKQARLTVLVGFVLGTLLSLIQIGIDYASEDASINREIRSLIEISHNPASRIAYNIDAELAQELTLGLLHSPAIIHAQLVDNNGVVLADVDRPRKESTYRPLSDFLFGANRQFEDRLFLSHMPNDSLGVLRLDVDTYAFGSRFLHRAEITLLNGFARSLLLTGILLGLFYVMLTQPLVRIIRALSTSKQAHLDCPPGHENDEIGVLVSVANQQFENMETEIQQRRHAEDRLTEYLSQLETIVSARTLELKASNQRLSQSNDELEAAKLTALAMAQARAAFLANMSHEIRTPLNGLLGMIALSLDSPLNAEQRQQLSIAHDSGKVLVELLNDILDLSKFDAGQLELERIPFDLGSLVEDTANLLSQNAAPSVELTCLIDPLFPAQVMGDPTRVRQIVSNLLSNALKFTRFGRVDVYLSALDGRVKIEVCDTGIGIAQEAQVKIFQPFTQAGAGITRQFGGTGLGLALTHNLCEAMSGRLSISSEVGFGSQFCAELPLPTHLPAARQAPLAGDVMVITSSSNGLTELLTNLLPHWGLTPRLYSQDDDLSGQTPDLLITDCPECLFRLRPAITAPILLVTAYGNFMPSEEVAGLAPLQQQARPLSRNALYQILQRNLHSDAQLILDPIQMDAAPFTHRARILLVEDNPVNQLVAKGMLSKLGCEVIVAAHGGEALKFLEEQRFDMVLMDCNMPVMNGYEASRQIRRSGRWPDLPIVALTANALAEERERCRAAGMDDYLAKPFRREELKALLDLWVPQTTSL
- a CDS encoding ATP-binding protein yields the protein MDSRLNAFLERADAVLARLEPLLPAPRQAIDWNQCLAARWQREGRSGFLLPLDVSLDMRLSDLIGVDKQREQLARNTQQFLDGLPANHALLWGSRGTGKSSMVRALLAQHAKSGLRLIEIERDHLADLPRVVEQLLKLPQRFILFCDDLSFEAGEGDYRVLKSVLDGSLEQAPENVLLYATSNRRHLVPENQSDNDNWKRVDGELHPSEAVEDKIALSDRFGLWLSFYPFSQEHFLDVVEHWIGELASKAGLQWQRDEALDILAVRWATGRGNRNGRCAYQFARYWVGLKLLERQP
- a CDS encoding GAF domain-containing protein → MIDLQQAGTGLDGYAMLCAQLESLLADERDFIANSAQFSAFLFNQLDDLNWAGFYLNRNEELVLGPFQGQIACVRIPFGRGVCGAAAASRQTQRVEDVHAFPGHIACDSASNSELVVPLVKDGVLIGVLDLDSPSLARFSLEDQAGIERLAAIFLRLTDC
- a CDS encoding transporter substrate-binding domain-containing protein translates to MPRCIKDYLIILIAGVCFSTTASATSQPGPEHFTLLSRAAAVQLDVQLDKAQRQWLQNKRELVLGTAAPDYPPFDLTSSGRDYEGLTADYAGLLSKALALPIKVLRYPSREASIHALETGEIDLLGSANGFEAANPNLALSQPYAVDQPVLVTREGETRSLSDGLAGLRMSLVYHYLPLDEVEKLYPQAQIRAYPSFQNALNAVAFEQADVFLGDTISTHYMINKGYLKNIRMANFGKHEAYGFSFAMRHDQYTLLSIVDTVLAAVPINERDSIAKRWSAGSDILLTDKKLQLTQREERWLKDNPVVKVVVNETLAPLTFFDADGNFRGITADLLELIRLRTGLRFEIQRTREVNAMIDQLVTGKADIIGAIVPSAEREAQLSFSRPYLENSYVLLTRKEPNAPSNLEQMAGLRLAITEGNPMEKILRQDFPLVHLVEVSNTFKASELLAQGNVEGAMNSLVIANYLLSSLMFQDKLQISTSIGTLPATFALATPRRAVELSSILDKALLSIAPDEMGVINSRWRGYSAASDSYWRNYHQLIAQIIIGTGLLLLISLTWNAYMRRQIKHRKMAERALNDQFEFMRALVNETPHPIYVRDRKGLLQTCNDSYLQVFDVKREEVIGKSVIQMDMALESEAAQYHADYQRVVVEGNPLILDRTLHIQGKKLTIYHWILPYRDSVGEVQGIIGGWIDISERRQLFDELRTAKERADEANRAKSTFLATMSHEIRTPMNAVIGMLELTLKRADQGHLDRPAIEVAYNSAKDLLELIGDILDIARIESGRLSLAPERVNLGEVIESVVRVFDGLARQKTLSLLLESDPVIDDTAVLIDPLRFKQVLSNLVSNAIKFTERGQVKIKVNVHATERPQEIQMKLVVEDTGIGISRDDQLRLFEPFAQADNSGHLARSGAGLGLVICRSLCAMMGGQLSLSSVPMVGTQVHVTLNMTLLQPIEVLDELKSQAPAAAPVLNVLVVDDHPANRLLMCQQLGYLGHQFTAAQHGAAGFQAWRQERFDLVIADCNMPVMNGYELSRSIREYEQREQLAPCVILGFTANAQPEEKLRCAQAGMNDCLFKPISLTALEQQLGQIRPQPAGQQLDLDCLDALTGGDPHLSRRLLEELLSSSRQDRQELLALLARQAPPQAIIEQAHKIKGAARIVQASALATQCEALEQACARSDDRTLIETYVKSLEKLMLELERTLHVQLHKLASQNLG